AAGTGTAGCTTCTGAACGTGGGGTCTACCTGCACATCCAGTCTTTCATAACTTGATATGAATGGGCCTCTCAGATCCTTTCCTAAGTTTTTAAACGAAAAAAGAGCAGGTGGGAAGTCAAGGGACCCTACAGAGTAGGAGTGAGAAGAGCCTAAGGAAAGGGTCGAGAGGCACCCATGGATGAGACAAGCAGACAAGCGCTGACAACCTCACAGTTCTGCTTGGGGTCGGCTCTGCCTGTCTGAGACCAGAGGATGCCCCTCCACTCCTCGAGAGTCAGGCACTGGAGAGGGGAACAGGGCCTGACCTCAGGGTGTGAGATTGCCCCACCCATGACCCCAGGAAGGAGTGGTAGGatcagagagagagcaagaatcCTGCAGAGAATTCCAGACTGAACTAGGACAAGCGGGGAAGTTCCAATGAAGGGGCACAGAGGCTGCTACCTGTTGAGTCTGTTTGACCTATAAATAAACCCAAGGGGCCAGAGCTGGCAAATGCCTGCTGGTTGATGAAGCCGAGATGCCCTTCTCTGACCTACCCAGGAGCTAGGTTCCCAGGGATAGAGAGGTTGTCGGGCAAGGAGAGGTGACAGTTGTAAGGGGGAGTCCCTCTTCCTTCATCAGTCTCTGGACTGACTCCAGGGACCAATGAGGAGGGACCAGAGTTTCCAGTGCTCAGAATCCAGCTCAGCCAAGCCCAGCCCTAACCCAGCCCAGCTGCCAGAGGGTTCTAGGAGAATAAACAAATTTGCAGAAGGTAGGTGAGGGagagcaggaaagagagaggggcacagagaaggaagaagagatgagGGCTGGGGGATGTGGGACGAGCAGGTGAGGCCATGCAAAGGGGTAGGGTAGCAAGTGTGGCCTCTACACCACGCCTGGTTCCCTGGGGACTTCtggttactgtttttgtttgtttgcttttgtttcgtTTTTGTGTAGTAGCCTTATTTAGGCATCATCCATGTGGTTGCTGGCTTCCATGGCACAATCTGGGTCTGGGCTAAGGAAGTAGACTTGGCACCATACTTAGCCCTAACAGGGAGGTGATTCTACAAAAATGGAACCCTCTGCTTGGAGAGACATCGAGCTGAGAGCTCTGAAATGGGTTTTGGTCAGTGATGGGCAAGTGGTAGGTGCTCAGCCAATACTGATTTGAGTTGATCTGCACCTGAGAGTCAGAACCTGGTCCTGGGTCAGGAGTGGAGTGCCAGTGGATCAGTGCAGCACTTCACGACTGGAGGAATTAGTATGAGGTTTCCCTCCTCAACCACGCCCAGGACCAGGCTCACAAGCTAGTGGCTAACGGCTCAGCAGAGGGCAGTGGGTACCAGGTACAGGACTGGCCATGACTTACGGGGTATGGCTACCCACCCAGGCCTTGAGAAAAGCCGTTCACCTATTTTAGTAACAACTAGGCCAAGAGAGCAGTGAAGATGCTGACTTTCCTTTTAGATTGGGAAACAGGGAGCCAATGTAACTGGTTCTTTAAAGTCCCTGGAAAAGGAACTCATCTCCATCCGCCATCCAAAAGGCTATGtgattttagtgatttttatcagttatttctcACGTTCCCCTGACTTAGACGCAGGGTAAGATGTTTGCTCAAGGAAGAAGTGGGAGCTGGAGGGATCCTGCCACTTTGCAAAAGGGGAGACGTCGGCCAGAGAATAGCAGAAACTAGTCTAAAGAACTGGACCCAGGAGTCCTGAGTCCCAATGTGACATGATCCTCTCCTCAGTTTTCAACTACATGTATGGGACATGGTGCTATCTCTGCCCCCTCGTCCAGGGAGATAGTCATTTTTCTGCCCAtctcctgacccctcccctccgcctcccTCTTGGCACTTGGCAGACCCAGGCAGCTATTCCAGGAACTGGAAGCCAAGCACAACAGGTGCCCAGGAGCTCATCATGACCAGCCCAGACCTCAGGCCTGCCCCTGGCTTGGCCCGGTGGGCTGAGAGCTACGAGGCCAAATGCGAGCGCCGGCAGGAGACCCGTGAGAGCCGCCGCTGCCGCCCCAACGTGACCACTTGCCGCCAGGTGGGGAAGGCGCAGAggacccagcagagggaacagctcaAGAGAGCTCGACAACAGCAGTTTTCCAGACGGAGGAACCTGGAAGTGGAGGAGAAAGGCAAGGCACAGAGCCCTGGGGCCAGGGAGCAAGGTCCCTCCAGAAGAGGGGGCCAGGCAACTGACCTCAAGGAGTCCTTGTCTTGGGCCAACAGGATCTCTTCCCCTAGACAGCAGGTGGGCCATGTCGAGGGACACACTGGTCTGGAGGGGATGGGGTAGTGGGTACCAAGACAGGTGGGTGGGGTCAAGGTCACTAAAAAGTGATTTAAATGAAgtcccttcttcctctgccatATAATAAATACGACCTtagccatttattcattcagatatttttgttgctgtgttttgggggattttttctTTAGCTATATTTTGGTTTTGCACTTGCCTTTTaggacagaaaaaataatttgaaaacaactCCATAACAAATTCTTAATATTAGTTCAAATTTAGCCTATCTGAATATGTCTTCTgcagcattcattcatccatcactCAAAAAACATTCACTgggagggagagtatagctcattggtagagtccatgcctagcatgcagggggtcctgggttcaattcccagtgcctccattaaaaaatataagtgaataaatctaattacctattcccctctccccccgccccccaaaaaacaaacccattCACTGAATGCTTGTTATGGGCCAGGTATCTTCTTGATGCCCCtccctgaaacacacacacacacacatttctcttctctgttctctgtagGGCTGCTGCACCATCCACCTGCTCTCTTTCTCTTGGGCCATTCCAGTTCGACTAGCTTCACTCACCTAAGGCCTCATCTGATCCAGGAAGCCCTAGCTTTCCTAGCTTCTCCAGGCCACCTCTGCTCTCTGTGGTCCTTACAAGGTTATAAATCCTCTAATATTGTGTAGCTCTCAGAGGGCCCATTAGTTTGGCCTGGGAAGGAGCAGTGTTGGCAAAAATCAGGGTATGTTGAAATGACCCCAGCCAGCAAACCATCTGTGTGTCCTCCCACCCATGCTGTGGGCATGGTGACAGCAGGGATGGGGCCTCTGGACTCCCCGGAAGTGCCTGAGATTGTGCTGCACCCAGAGCAGGTGCTCCGGCAGGCCTTTCAAACCGGTGCCTCGGTTAGCCACAATAGGAGGCGCTGTCCAGAAAAATGATCCTGGAGGccagttgtaaaataaaaccAACTGTGTACTTTCTAAGGCAAGAAGGTTTCTGAATgcttttgttgaaaaataataataataacaatgttaaggagaaaaggaacagaaaatacaaGTACCTACAGAACTCCTCCTGGTCCTATCAGTTATGTGAGGTTGACTGAGATGAGTTAGTCTGTGTGATTAGATGCCACAGGCATTTCTTAGCTTTTTGGTGTTACGTTACAAACATAGAACTGTTTAGTttgtaagaagaaaatataaaaatcgcAGACAAAATTGCAACAAGTACCACTGCACCCTccctgcagctgcctgctccaccttcTCTTCACACAAAACCTCAGCAAGGTTCCAGCTAGTACTAAGAGGAAGGAAGCTGTCTGTAGAGTACGGAAGGGACCTTGGAGATCACCTCCTCCAAAGTCCTCATTACACACACGGGAGACTGAGGCCAAGAAAAGGCAGGACCTGATCCTAGATCCACTCACTCCCACCTCAGACCAGTTCTCTTTCCATGTCACCATGCTGGCTGTGTAAGTGGCTAGGACCAAACAAGGTAGATCAGTGGTTCTAGAGAGAGGAATTGGAGACAAGCCCAGGTCCCCAGTTGCTTGGCCAGAGGAGGACATTCCCACCGGCCAGGACaagggagggcaggagcagggatAACTTTATAGCCTGGAAGGCTTGAATGGGTTATTTTGGTTTTCTGGACCTGAAACTTGATCACTGGTTCATCTTTCTGCAGTCAGCTAGAGAATCCTGTTCTAAGAGTCTCTATCTAGGCTTTTAGCATCCCTGACTTGCCTTCCAGGTGTCAGGGACCAGCTGCCAGGTCTTTCCAGCCCAGCACCATCCTCTCTCAGGCACCTGGAGGGCTCTAGCTGACCACCCCCCTCTCCAGGCTGGGAGCCTTCCACCACAGGACTCTCCCATCAAGAAGCCACCCAGACACCACCGCGGTAAGAGCAGAGTCTCCCTCACTCACTGGGGCCTGCAGAGAACCTGCCAGGGCAGTCCCGGCTCACTGGGAAGTCCCACCACTTCACTCACTGCCTCTCCCACAGGTTCTGAATCACTTTATCCCCTATCTCCCAGGCACTCAGACAAAGGGAGAAGAAACACAGCCAACAATTAAGAACGATGCCAGTCAGCAAACCAAGTGAGTGCCTTTCATGTTCCTGACCCCAACTCCCTCTCATCTCACCCACTCCTCTCTCCTAAGCTTTTACTTGAATACTCTCACCCAGAATGTGGAGGGGAACACAGTGAACTTCCATCCCACCCTAAGTAAGAAAGAGGAAGACCTTTGCCACCCTCCCGGCTCTTCAGAAGAGATCACAGAAGGAAGCAACCTACTGCCCCCCAACATGCGTGTTTCTTTGATCtactgtcatttttgtttttatttcttctcttccagttttggAGTTGCAGTTCTAGATAAGGTAAGGAAATCCTCCCAGTGAAGGTGTTGAATCAGATGGCATCTAAGTTCCTCCAGGCTCTGACATTCTGGAATTCCATGGTAAACTCAGCTGGGATGGAGGGGAGTCCTCTAGCTGGATGAACACAGATGTGGGGGCCTGGAGGGACTCTGAGCCTAGGAAGAAAGTTTACTCGACACAAGCCAATCTTAGCTCTGGGTCCACATTCTAGGACTTCAGAataccctttttctttctctctaggaAATCATCCAGCTTTCTGAGTACCTCAAAGTAAGTGACATGTGATCTCTCCCCTCAGCTTCTCCATCCAtttgctcccttctcctcctggtTAACCTTATCCTCTTGAATTTTGGCCCCCAGGAGGCCCTACAAAGGGAGCTGGTTCTGAAACAAAAAATGGTGATTCTCCAGGACCTACTGACCACCCTGATTCGGGCTTCTGACAGCTCCTGGAAGGTAAGGGAATGAAATCTTTCTTTGAACAAAGCTCGTGGGTTTTCTATGTGTGCCCATCTTAGTCTTCTTTCTATACCATCCCAGCAAGAGAAGGGCCTCCTCACCACTGAGGAGGCCGGAGCTGGGGCATGGTGTACAGACCTAGAGGTCAGACGTGTTACAGTAAATACATGGGAGAGCTTGGTTAAATCCAGGGTCATCAACCAAGGGCCCTGCTGCTAACACCCAGGGAAGACCCAGAACCAAAAGGggcaagaattttcattttttaatttgttggaagaaaaacaggaagaccCCAGTATGGTTAATATTATTGACTGTGGTAAATGTCAACTATTTTTGAATGGAATTCACACCGACATTAACTCCAAACCGTCATGCACCAACTACTCAGCCCAGACATGGACGTCGAAGCAGGAAGGGGCCTTAGAGATCACTTAGTCTAGTTTCCTCACTTTGCCGATGAGGATACTGAGTGTGGGAGAGGTCAGGGGATGTGTCCAAAGTCACACTGCTAGTTAGAGGCCGGACTGGCACTAAAATTCAGACCTCCTGATTTCagtccattcattcagcaaatatgcaTAGATCATGTTCTCTGCACTGAGCACTGGAAATAATGAGATTAATTAGACAGATTTCTGCTTTCGGAGAGCTTGTGGTTTTGTCAAGGAGACAGACGCCTAAACAATACAGAGATGtgagaagcaaaagaaatgttTCAGGATATAGTGGAATCCAAGGAGGAACGAATGACTCCAGAGACGGGGAGAACCAGGGAAACATCTGTGGTTATATAAGTATTTTCCAGGCAAATGTGGAAACAGGAACTATATTCTGGGCAGGGGATACAGCACAGGCAAAGAACCAGAGCATGACATAGTCTAATGCAATGAGTCACCAGGTTTTAATCTCAGGACCCCTttagactcttaaaaaaaatattaaagccCAAATGTACTTaccatttagaaatgaaaaaaagaatcttaaaaataataaatccattaCATGTGAacctaaattatatatttttatgaaaaacaagtatttttttaaatagtgagaGGAGTAGCATTGTTTTATGTTTCTGCACATCTTTTTCATGTCTGAACAGAAGACACCTAGATTCTCctatttgcatctatattcagTCTGCCATCAATACATTATTTTGGTTGAAAAATATGAGGAAAAGACGGCCTCATACAGACATGTAGTTGGAAAAGGGAAGACCTTGCAGACCCTTAGAAAGGGCCTCAGGGATTCCTAGGGGTCCTTGGACCCCACCTTGAAAGCCCCTAGACTCTCATGTTCAGGGAGCTATACAAATATAAAGCCCGAAGTGCACAGAGAGAACACGCAGCCTCACCGGCCTCCAAGAACGTCTGACCTTACCACGGGGACAGCTGTGCTTAGACAGAGAGGTGGAACTGGAGGGCGTGGAACGAAACAGAAGTTTGCAGTGGTGCAAAAAAGACTTCCTAGGCTCAGCCCTCCCTCCTCACGCCAGTCACTGTACCTGGATTTAGGTGTCTATGTTCAGGGCACTGGCTGGTTAAGGAAGTCGTTTTCATAGCTGAGTGGGAGCCCGAGACAGACAGCTGCGTGTGCCAGGTGGTTTCCGGTCCTGAACTAGACTGAGATCGGCTCACTCGTTTTTTCGATAGACATCTGGTAAGTTCCAGCTATGTGCTGGGCCACACGCTacagggacagaaagaaagagggtCCTTACTCCTGAGGGGCTCCCACAtcagccagggagagagagacaggtagAACTCTGATGCGGTGTGCTCACGTGGTCACAGCACTCTCCACAGAGTGATACAGCAGAAAGGCAAGGGAGCAGTTCTTCTGCCCGAGTTGGAACAGGGTCGGCTCCAAAGGGAAGGGCTGACTTTAGCTGGGTCgggaaggatgagcaggagtttACCAGTACAGAAGCAGGaatgaggaaggggaagaaaaagcagaaaggaaaagggtgCTTAAGGTCAAGGAGGCAGAATGATTATAGGCCTAGGGGTAACAAAGCACAGGATGTAACAGGTTGTGACTGAAACAAAGGGGTCGTGTCAGAGTAGCTCCAAAGATAAAAGCCCAAAACGGTCCCAGACAGGTCTCTAGAATTACGGCGCTTGAACGTTTTCTGTGGGATAGGGCATCTCAAACTTAAATACTTAACAGATTccctttcaaagaaaaacatataCAGCATGGATCCATGAGAATGCACGCCACCCTAGTTGGAGAACAACTGCTGCAGGCAATGAGCAGGGTCACCATGGGAACACACTTTACTCAGGGGTGAAGCCCTGCACTTAGAGGGGTCTGGCCCATCCTCAGaaggagctggtccaggagctGTGCAGTCGTGCTCGCTCTGGCAGCACAAGGACTGATACAGCTGTGGAGCCAAGCTGAAAGCAACTGATCAGATCTGCACTGTAAAAGGTTCCCTGACAACCACAAGGACCACGGCTCTGAGCAGGAGTGGGAGTAGGGGTGGTGAGAGCTCATGCGACATCTCAGGGAAGACGGTCAGAGCTTGAATTTCCAGAAGgtggagggaatggggagggcGGTCTCACCCCACCTCCAGCAGGGGAGCAGGGGCTCCTCTGGCTGCggttttccccctccctcccctcccaacaCGCACCCTTCTTATCTTCCTCCTCCCGCCAACCCCAGTTTcctgtttttaagaaaaacagtcTCAGATTTTTCATTTAAGAGCTCTTGCTTCTCCCAAAACAAGACAATTCAACCCCCTACCCATCCCACGGAAGCCTCAACTTCAAGGAAAGGACAGTCCCAAACTGCAGCACAAACAGGGACTCTGACATTCAGTCAAGGGCAGGCCTGTATTTCTTCCACTTGGTCTCCGTGATTTGAATCTTCAACTTCTCATGCAGAGAAGCTCACTGCAAACTCTGTTAGGACACCAAGGATCCGCTCCTGTTACCGCCCCCACCTCCAACCCGACCTTGGGCCTTCTGGATGTGACAGGCCCTGGGGGGCACTGCACAGGTGCCTGAGCTGGGTCTGAGCTTCAGAGCGGAAACGGTTCaggcagaagagaaagcaagCCCTCAGTACCCGGCAAGACAAAACCCAGAGCAGGGCATGCTTGGGTTTGGTTTTAAGTTCTGCAAAGTGGAAATGAGATCTTGAGATGACAGCGCGGCGAGGGATTGGCTGCGGGCCCTGAGCGACctctgggagagcagagaggtGGACTGAGGGCTGGTGCTTCTGCGGTGAGGTGGTGGTGCTCCTGGAGGActgagcagaggcagggaaaagCCAAGCAGAAGCTGAAGCTCTCAGACCGGCACCAGGTGTGTATGGCCCCCACCTCACTCCCTTCCACAACCGGGGGTACTGTGCTCTCTGAGCCCTGGGTTCCTGGGATGCCAACGCCAAAATGAGTCCACAATAAGCCTGTAAGAAGTGGTTCTTTCCCCGTACTGTACCATGGAGCTCCATGCGGGGAAATCTGGGGCTCAGACCAGGAAACTACATGCcccatttgcaacaacttggcTGCAACTCTCCTGCCTGCCTTGGGGAGTCTGGAAGGCAGAGCTGTGGACCAGAGATGTTTTCAAGCCCCAGACTTGGGgggcccttcctccccactgaAGGGGCTATCCTGGATTGTCTTCTATTGCAACATGAATGGAGAAGTAATCTGGGGTGCGgctaaaattacaaaaacaactgGAAGAGGCAAAATATCGGATTAAAAccataataaagaaggaaaagggagctACCCAGGAAGGGTAGGAGACTGGGGAAAATGTAAGACTATTGCCTTGGGCTCATCTGTTTTCTTCCCAAACTATAGCAAGATAAACCCTCAACTTAGGTTTATCCTTATCCGACTTAGGTCTAACCTTAGGGTTTGATTACATTCTGCCTGGTGAGAGTTTagacaaaggaaaacacagagtCAGAAGATCTGAACCAGGAGCTGGGGTGAAGAGGGAGTTGATTTCAGGACTTGTGGATTAACAATGAACAGGCCACTCAGGGGAGTAACTTTTCCCAGTTACTCCAAAGCCCAGAACAGTGGAAGTCTTTGTCCATCTCTTTTATCTGTCCCAAAGCCCTGTGGTTATTACAGATGCCAGATCCCTGACTCTCGGCTCTCACACGagacattaaaaacattattagCAGGAGgcactttgaaaaattatttttggcaaaGCCTTTTGCTTTTGCAAGGCCCAGCTGAGTAatacaggaagcagagagggtgGGGGCACCCCCTGGCTCCCATGGTTAGGCGAATCAGCCAAACAAGATCAAAACAGGAGCTGTGAGATAccacttcctgcctccccctGGTGCCCTGAAACTCACTGAGGGGGAGAGACCTCAAAACAGAGACTCCTCTGCCCCAAGACCGTTACAGACCAGAAACGTTGTAAGGGTGGAAACGTCCAAGCTGCCTGACTGAGAGGGGCCATGGCATCTCAGACTGGAGGAGAAATGTCATCTCTAGACCTCACAAGTGTCCCACAGGGTCTGGCTGGGAAAGTCAGAGAAAGGATATGAAAACCAGTTACTGCTAAAGAGACCCACGGCTTTTTCTCTGGGAAAGTAGCTCTCAGTGGCACGCTCCCCTCTCCCCGACCTCCTCATAATAAAACTCAGGGCTGGGAGAACCCACCTCCAACCTGGGAAAAAGGGAGACATCTGCAGGCGGGGGAAAGAACAAAACAGCAAAGGAGTCGTTCGCTACTCAGCAGaatactgaaaaacagaaacagataaggtccttcctgcctgcctttctccaCCCTCACTCTTGAAATT
Above is a window of Camelus ferus isolate YT-003-E chromosome 23, BCGSAC_Cfer_1.0, whole genome shotgun sequence DNA encoding:
- the TRAF3IP3 gene encoding TRAF3-interacting JNK-activating modulator isoform X2, giving the protein MTSPDLRPAPGLARWAESYEAKCERRQETRESRRCRPNVTTCRQVGKAQRTQQREQLKRARQQQFSRRRNLEVEEKGKAQSPGAREQGPSRRGGQATDLKESLSWANRISSPRQQVSGTSCQVFPAQHHPLSGTWRALADHPPLQAGSLPPQDSPIKKPPRHHRGTQTKGEETQPTIKNDASQQTNFGVAVLDKEIIQLSEYLKEALQRELVLKQKMVILQDLLTTLIRASDSSWKGQLNEDKLKGKLRTLENQLYTCTQKYSPGGMKKVLLEMEDQKNSYEQKAKESLQKVLEEKMSAEQQLQSTQRSLALAEQKCEEWRSQYEALKEDWQTLGSQHRELESQLHVLQSKLQGADSRDLQMNQALQLLENEHQELQAQIERLQGDRDLCGTDTQHLQDQLKRSEEERLALVSEVQQLQGLLQSQSVQLQEQEKLLTKKGQQIYFHKF